One genomic region from Bacillus sp. SLBN-46 encodes:
- a CDS encoding DUF294 nucleotidyltransferase-like domain-containing protein has translation MDSTTYKNIGNYRKSHILQVSHDHFQLNKLHHQILTKVLEAAINQISARFGPPPSPFSFFVMGSAGRQEQSIWSDQDHGIVYQDLSEEGKPYFLALGKEISKGLYQAGYPYCDGGIMAGNPFWCKSITEWQEQLAKWTMEASWESIRYLLIFLDARSIYGEDEYVSVLKQQIYQTVNKKHLHTKLLNNTLHLKKGINVLGQLLVETHGPHTGSLNLKELGFLPYVNAVRLAAIKENVLETSTLSRLEKIHATWLSAKEREFYIDQFSRLLNYRLLFCHSSDYDSGHYLPINRLSKDQTKEIKEIIKSGATLYHTVRKLLEKEDYYGDE, from the coding sequence ATGGATTCTACAACATACAAAAACATAGGAAATTATAGAAAGTCTCATATACTACAAGTCTCACATGATCATTTTCAATTAAACAAACTACATCATCAAATTTTGACTAAAGTTTTAGAAGCAGCTATCAATCAGATTTCCGCTCGCTTCGGTCCCCCGCCCTCTCCCTTCTCCTTCTTTGTCATGGGCAGTGCTGGCCGCCAAGAGCAATCGATTTGGAGCGACCAGGATCATGGGATCGTTTATCAGGATCTAAGTGAAGAGGGAAAGCCTTATTTTTTGGCACTTGGAAAAGAAATCTCAAAAGGACTTTATCAAGCTGGATATCCTTATTGTGACGGGGGAATCATGGCAGGTAATCCTTTTTGGTGTAAATCCATAACCGAGTGGCAGGAACAGCTTGCGAAGTGGACAATGGAAGCGTCCTGGGAGTCCATCAGGTATCTGCTGATTTTTCTTGATGCTCGGTCAATTTATGGTGAAGATGAGTATGTGAGTGTGTTAAAACAACAAATCTATCAAACGGTTAACAAAAAACATCTTCATACAAAATTACTCAATAATACATTGCATCTGAAAAAAGGAATAAACGTGTTAGGTCAGCTTTTAGTAGAGACACACGGCCCCCATACAGGTTCATTAAACCTGAAAGAACTCGGCTTTTTACCCTATGTGAATGCCGTACGGTTGGCAGCTATTAAAGAGAATGTGTTGGAAACATCTACTCTATCGCGATTAGAAAAAATACATGCGACATGGCTGTCTGCTAAAGAAAGAGAGTTCTATATCGATCAATTTTCACGGTTGCTTAACTACCGGCTTTTATTTTGTCATTCAAGCGATTATGATTCCGGTCACTACTTGCCCATCAACCGTTTATCGAAGGATCAAACGAAAGAGATAAAAGAAATCATAAAGAGTGGAGCCACCCTCTATCATACCGTTAGAAAGTTACTAGAGAAGGAAGATTATTATGGGGATGAATGA
- a CDS encoding exonuclease domain-containing protein → MNEMIQFFKQISGKLSPTIYAGVQGQTTPQQIAFLRQLQREMKQKSTLDSPLNELKVVVFDLETTGFYPDKGDQVISIGAVKMVGCQIKESETFYSLVQSDLPLSEEVSTLTNIQESELRAAPPASDVLIQFIKFINSDILIAHHANHEQSFMQKMTWDLLRTKFNHRIIDTSFLIRLFNPSFKSLPLEEVCTQCEIEIKNRHHALGDATMTAQIWGYFLQQAQIKGFRNLQEVYEYLAKIG, encoded by the coding sequence ATGAATGAGATGATCCAATTTTTCAAACAAATATCGGGTAAGCTGAGTCCTACTATTTATGCAGGGGTACAAGGGCAAACGACTCCACAGCAAATCGCTTTTCTTAGACAGTTACAAAGAGAAATGAAACAAAAAAGTACCTTAGACTCCCCTCTTAATGAATTGAAAGTAGTCGTGTTTGACTTAGAAACGACTGGATTTTATCCAGACAAAGGGGATCAAGTGATTTCCATTGGAGCTGTGAAGATGGTGGGCTGCCAAATCAAAGAGTCAGAAACATTCTATTCTTTGGTTCAATCGGACCTTCCACTTTCGGAAGAAGTTTCTACACTTACTAATATTCAAGAATCGGAGTTGCGAGCGGCACCGCCTGCATCGGATGTCTTAATCCAATTTATAAAGTTTATTAATAGTGATATTTTGATCGCACACCATGCAAATCATGAACAATCCTTTATGCAAAAAATGACTTGGGACCTTTTACGAACAAAATTTAATCACCGAATTATAGATACGTCGTTCTTAATTCGACTTTTTAACCCTTCTTTCAAATCCTTACCCCTTGAAGAGGTTTGTACTCAATGTGAAATTGAAATAAAAAATCGGCATCACGCCCTCGGGGATGCCACGATGACGGCACAAATTTGGGGCTATTTTTTGCAGCAGGCCCAAATAAAAGGATTTCGTAATTTACAGGAGGTGTATGAATACCTCGCTAAAATAGGTTAA
- a CDS encoding ammonium transporter, whose product MDTLFLMNSLWVMVSAVLVILMIGGFILLETGSTRMKNAGHIAGKTILTFGISSIVFWAIGYGLIFGKGNPIIGFSDFLYSGYDIKGLSLSGSVFFLFQLAFAGISLTIAFGGFAERAKLSAYLVFAVLFSVIVYPPIAHWIWGGGWLAEHGKQDFAGSTVVHLTGAMAALAATILLKPRIGKFNKDGSANNLSGHNQVFTALSVLLLWVGWFGFNAGSTLSVDKGFFGFVAINTNLAAAAGTVAAMIISWIVLGKADVPMMLNGALAGLVAITASCAFVDTWAAVLIGFISGILVFYSIRFFESRGIDDPIAALSVHGTAGVWGTLSTGFFATKELATVGKPGLFYGGGFHQLGVQALGVFTCAAFAFIVSFILLALMKKFMNGLRVTEEEEIIGLDMSEHGSYGYPELLTTEQRKAQ is encoded by the coding sequence ATGGATACTTTATTTTTAATGAACAGTTTATGGGTAATGGTTAGTGCTGTACTCGTTATTTTAATGATCGGAGGGTTCATCCTTCTTGAAACCGGATCAACAAGAATGAAGAATGCAGGACATATTGCGGGGAAAACCATCCTTACCTTTGGAATAAGCTCCATCGTGTTTTGGGCAATAGGGTATGGATTGATCTTTGGGAAAGGAAATCCTATCATTGGTTTTTCCGACTTCTTATATTCCGGGTATGATATCAAAGGCTTATCATTATCTGGTTCGGTATTCTTTTTATTCCAATTAGCTTTTGCAGGAATTTCATTAACCATCGCATTTGGCGGATTTGCCGAACGTGCTAAATTGAGTGCCTACCTTGTCTTTGCCGTACTTTTCTCAGTCATCGTCTATCCTCCAATCGCTCACTGGATTTGGGGAGGTGGCTGGTTAGCTGAACATGGAAAACAGGATTTTGCAGGTTCAACGGTTGTTCACTTAACAGGAGCAATGGCAGCTCTTGCGGCTACTATTCTCTTAAAACCTCGGATTGGGAAGTTTAATAAAGATGGTTCAGCCAATAACCTTTCCGGTCATAACCAAGTCTTCACTGCGTTAAGCGTATTACTTTTATGGGTTGGCTGGTTTGGATTTAATGCAGGTAGTACCCTATCCGTTGACAAAGGATTTTTCGGATTCGTAGCCATTAATACGAATCTAGCGGCTGCAGCTGGAACGGTTGCTGCAATGATTATTTCTTGGATAGTATTGGGTAAAGCTGATGTACCTATGATGTTAAACGGCGCGTTAGCTGGTTTAGTTGCTATTACAGCCTCTTGTGCATTTGTTGATACATGGGCTGCTGTTCTAATAGGCTTTATTTCCGGCATCCTCGTTTTTTATAGCATTCGGTTCTTTGAAAGCAGAGGAATTGATGATCCGATAGCAGCCTTGTCTGTGCATGGAACGGCTGGTGTATGGGGGACCCTATCCACTGGGTTCTTTGCAACAAAAGAATTAGCCACTGTTGGAAAGCCTGGGTTATTTTACGGAGGAGGATTCCACCAGCTGGGCGTTCAAGCACTTGGCGTATTCACTTGTGCAGCCTTCGCCTTCATTGTTTCGTTTATCTTACTCGCCCTAATGAAAAAGTTTATGAATGGACTGCGTGTAACAGAGGAAGAGGAAATCATCGGCCTCGATATGAGCGAGCATGGTAGCTATGGATACCCAGAATTGCTTACAACTGAGCAAAGAAAGGCACAATAA